From the Lysobacter sp. FW306-1B-D06B genome, one window contains:
- the aroC gene encoding chorismate synthase: MSSNSFGKLLTVTTFGESHGPAIGCVVDGCPPGIAIAPDDFRHDLERRATGRTRHTSQRHEADEVEILSGVFEGLTTGTPIALLIRNTDQRSKDYAKIAQRFRPGHADYTYWQKYGIRDPRGGGRSSARETTMRVAAGVIAKKWLAERFDVRVQGWLSQIGEIVPHGFDLSAVENNPFFWPDTRQVTELELYMDALRKSGDSVGARVDVIATNVPPGWGEPIYGKLDGELASALMSINAVKGVEIGDGFGVVSQKGSEHRDQMTPQGFASNHAGGILGGISTGQPLRCSVAFKPTSSLRLPIDSLDTDGNVAEVVTTGRHDPCVGIRATPICEAMVALVLMDQALRHRAQCGDVGEVTPRIPAQL; the protein is encoded by the coding sequence GTGTCCAGCAACAGCTTCGGCAAACTCCTCACTGTCACCACCTTCGGCGAAAGCCATGGCCCGGCCATCGGCTGCGTGGTCGACGGCTGTCCGCCGGGCATCGCGATCGCGCCGGACGACTTCCGTCACGATCTCGAGCGCCGCGCCACCGGCCGCACGCGCCACACCTCGCAGCGGCACGAGGCCGACGAGGTCGAGATCCTCAGCGGCGTCTTTGAGGGCCTCACCACCGGCACACCCATCGCGCTGCTGATCCGCAACACCGACCAGCGCAGCAAGGACTACGCGAAGATCGCGCAGCGGTTCCGCCCCGGCCACGCCGACTACACCTACTGGCAGAAATACGGCATCCGCGACCCCCGCGGCGGTGGGCGTTCGTCCGCGCGCGAGACGACGATGCGCGTGGCCGCCGGCGTGATCGCGAAGAAGTGGCTGGCCGAGCGTTTCGACGTGCGCGTGCAGGGCTGGTTGTCGCAGATCGGCGAGATCGTGCCGCACGGTTTCGACCTGTCGGCGGTGGAGAACAACCCGTTCTTCTGGCCCGACACGCGCCAGGTGACGGAGCTGGAGCTGTACATGGACGCGTTGCGCAAGTCCGGCGATTCGGTCGGCGCGCGCGTGGACGTGATCGCTACGAATGTGCCGCCGGGTTGGGGCGAACCGATCTACGGCAAGCTCGACGGCGAACTGGCGTCGGCGCTGATGAGCATCAACGCCGTGAAGGGCGTGGAAATCGGCGACGGCTTCGGCGTCGTGTCGCAGAAGGGAAGCGAACACCGCGACCAGATGACGCCGCAGGGATTCGCCAGCAATCACGCCGGCGGCATCCTCGGCGGCATCAGCACGGGGCAGCCGCTGCGCTGCTCGGTCGCGTTCAAGCCGACCTCCAGCCTGCGCCTGCCGATCGACAGCCTGGACACCGACGGCAACGTCGCCGAAGTCGTCACCACCGGACGCCACGACCCGTGCGTGGGCATCCGCGCCACGCCCATCTGCGAGGCGATGGTCGCGCTGGTGCTGATGGACCAGGCGCTGCGTCATCGCGCGCAGTGCGGCGACGTCGGCGAGGTGACGCCGCGCATTCCCGCGCAGCTCTGA
- a CDS encoding D-glycerate dehydrogenase, translating to MAETRPRVWVSQPLFADIVGRLREHFDVIETVQVGKHPSEQIAAALATCDGALVTLNDPIGAAEVANAPRLRAIANVGVGYNNLDVSALTAAGILVTNTPDVLTETTADFGFALMMAAARRITESERWLRDGQWRQWSFETMLGGDVHGATLGILGMGRIGQGIARRAAGFRMRVLYHNRSRLPAEVERECNAAYVDFDALIAQADHLILVLPYSPAVHHIVDAAAIAKMKPTATLTNIARGGIVDEDALADALERGRLAAAGLDVYEGEPAINPRLLALRNVVLTPHIASGSLATRRAMVALAVENLIAALGHGPRAGDPPTPVNARKPGASK from the coding sequence ATGGCCGAAACCCGCCCGCGCGTATGGGTCTCGCAACCGCTGTTCGCCGACATCGTCGGGCGGCTGCGCGAACACTTCGACGTGATCGAAACGGTGCAGGTCGGCAAGCATCCGTCTGAACAGATCGCCGCTGCGCTCGCCACCTGCGACGGCGCGTTGGTCACGCTCAACGATCCCATCGGGGCGGCGGAAGTGGCGAACGCGCCGCGCTTGCGCGCCATCGCCAACGTCGGCGTGGGCTACAACAACCTCGACGTGTCGGCGCTGACGGCGGCGGGCATCCTCGTCACCAACACGCCCGACGTGCTGACCGAAACCACGGCCGATTTCGGCTTCGCGCTGATGATGGCCGCCGCGCGCCGCATCACCGAATCCGAACGCTGGCTGCGCGACGGCCAATGGCGGCAGTGGAGCTTCGAGACGATGCTCGGCGGCGATGTGCACGGCGCCACGCTCGGCATCCTCGGCATGGGCCGGATCGGGCAGGGCATCGCGCGACGCGCGGCGGGTTTCCGCATGCGCGTGCTGTACCACAACCGTTCGCGCCTGCCGGCCGAAGTCGAACGCGAATGCAACGCCGCGTATGTCGATTTCGACGCGCTCATCGCACAGGCCGACCACCTCATCCTGGTGCTGCCGTACTCGCCGGCCGTGCACCACATCGTCGACGCGGCGGCGATCGCGAAGATGAAACCGACCGCGACGCTGACCAACATCGCGCGCGGCGGCATCGTCGACGAGGACGCGCTGGCCGATGCGCTGGAACGCGGACGCCTCGCCGCCGCCGGCCTGGACGTCTACGAAGGCGAGCCGGCGATCAACCCGCGCCTGCTCGCGCTGCGCAACGTCGTGCTCACGCCGCACATCGCCAGCGGCAGCCTCGCCACGCGCCGGGCGATGGTGGCGCTGGCGGTCGAGAACCTGATCGCCGCGCTTGGTCATGGCCCCCGCGCAGGCGATCCGCCGACGCCGGTGAATGCCCGAAAACCGGGCGCGTCGAAGTAG
- a CDS encoding NIPSNAP family protein yields the protein MQRLIQIRTYQLAPGTLLTFHRAFVEAAVPLLRAAGHDVVSFGPSLHKEDAYYLIRAYDDLADLNARQDAFYGSPEWRKGPRETVLAVIQQYLDAVLWLSPDAINDLRRRNAGDAGPAG from the coding sequence ATGCAGCGCCTGATCCAGATCCGCACCTACCAGCTCGCGCCCGGCACGCTGCTGACCTTCCACCGCGCATTCGTCGAGGCCGCCGTGCCGCTGTTGCGCGCCGCCGGCCACGACGTGGTCAGCTTCGGGCCGTCGCTCCACAAGGAAGATGCCTACTACCTGATTCGCGCCTACGACGATCTGGCCGATCTGAACGCCCGGCAGGATGCCTTCTATGGATCGCCGGAATGGCGAAAAGGTCCCCGCGAGACGGTGCTCGCGGTGATCCAGCAGTACCTGGATGCGGTACTGTGGCTGTCTCCGGATGCCATCAACGACCTGCGACGCCGTAACGCCGGCGACGCGGGCCCGGCTGGCTGA
- a CDS encoding aspartate-semialdehyde dehydrogenase — translation MNAKNSCNVAIVGATGAVGEAMLRILVERKFPIGTLHLLASERSAGEKIEFGAKKIVVEDLATFDPSGIDIALFSAGGSVSKEYAPKFAAAGAVVIDNSSAFRYDADVPLVVSEVNPDQVGNRPRGIIANPNCSTMQMLVALAPIHRKVGIERINVATYQSVSGGGRSALEELGRQTAALLSFQEPNPERFPVQIAFNLIPHIDEFQDNGYTKEEMKLVWETRKILGDDSIQVNPTAVRVPVFFGHSEAVNVETREKISAADVRKLLETAPGVEVVDEPKAGGYPTPVTHASGNDPVYVGRIRDDFSHPRAVNLWIVSDNIRKGAALNAVQLAELVLAERG, via the coding sequence ATGAACGCCAAGAACTCCTGCAATGTAGCCATCGTCGGTGCAACCGGCGCCGTCGGCGAAGCGATGCTGCGCATCCTCGTCGAGCGGAAATTCCCCATTGGCACCTTGCACCTGCTGGCCAGCGAGCGTTCGGCCGGCGAGAAAATCGAGTTCGGCGCGAAAAAAATCGTGGTGGAGGACCTGGCGACGTTCGACCCGAGCGGCATCGACATCGCGCTGTTCTCCGCCGGCGGCAGCGTGTCGAAGGAATACGCGCCCAAGTTCGCCGCGGCCGGCGCGGTGGTGATCGACAACTCCTCGGCCTTCCGTTACGACGCCGATGTGCCGCTGGTCGTGTCGGAAGTGAACCCCGACCAGGTGGGCAACCGCCCGCGCGGCATCATCGCCAACCCGAACTGCTCGACCATGCAGATGCTCGTCGCGCTGGCGCCGATCCATCGCAAGGTCGGCATCGAGCGCATCAACGTGGCGACCTACCAGTCGGTGTCGGGCGGTGGACGTTCGGCGCTGGAGGAGCTGGGCCGGCAGACCGCCGCGCTGCTGAGCTTCCAGGAGCCCAACCCGGAGCGCTTCCCGGTGCAGATCGCCTTCAATCTGATCCCGCACATCGACGAGTTCCAGGACAACGGCTACACCAAGGAAGAAATGAAGTTGGTGTGGGAGACGCGCAAGATCCTGGGCGACGACAGCATCCAGGTGAATCCCACCGCGGTGCGCGTGCCGGTGTTCTTCGGCCACTCCGAGGCGGTGAACGTGGAGACGCGCGAGAAGATCAGCGCGGCGGACGTGCGCAAGCTGCTGGAAACCGCGCCGGGCGTGGAAGTGGTGGACGAGCCCAAGGCCGGCGGGTATCCCACGCCGGTGACGCACGCTTCGGGCAACGACCCGGTGTACGTCGGCCGCATCCGCGACGACTTCTCGCACCCGCGCGCGGTGAACCTGTGGATCGTCTCGGACAACATCCGCAAGGGCGCCGCCCTGAACGCGGTGCAGCTGGCCGAACTGGTCCTGGCCGAGCGCGGCTGA
- a CDS encoding FimV/HubP family polar landmark protein, whose amino-acid sequence MRTALGLALAVASGAASALGLGQIEVKSRLGQPFLAEIPIISNDPAELENLQAELASPMVFARVGLQPPMGLVAQLQFTSALDAAGRPVIRVTTEQPVSEPLLTFLVSVDWGQGRLVREYAALVDAPRTVSAPLQPAIEETVVSEPNTIERPAETAAVPAPPEQTPEEALANAVAREENTSAEADANASDIPAAPQPEPQPQVAVATPPRAPVPDVARELSGDYTVRRGDTLSDIAGRMPGEVSLDQAMIALLRANPDAFIDGNINRLKAGAVLDMPADDELASVDAGEARRLVATQVQQWRNARRAVPQPALEGAVASAASAAPAAAAASNNNATAGGAATADARLEIVPPDASRATQAGTQSGIESGGEGDMLRQELQTSQETVAARDAEVRELKSRIAELEQLQQKQQQLVAMKDSELAAAQQRLAKSNADTQAAQTGSALPWAIGGGALLLALLGGWWWRRRPTKPVFRAPSEGAAATPSISDAFAPGGDLEMREVETFDEREPVLEPEPVIERAAESPARAEPAFELTPQPALQARPAAPPTPSAPIAPAWHVAASGNGRRGHVEPTLATQPGQERLELARAYIDLGDRESARQLLSEVVINGDLAARQTASRMLQDLG is encoded by the coding sequence ATGCGCACCGCGCTGGGGCTGGCCTTGGCCGTGGCCAGTGGCGCCGCTTCGGCGCTGGGGTTGGGGCAGATCGAGGTCAAGTCACGGCTGGGGCAACCGTTCCTGGCCGAAATCCCGATCATCTCCAACGACCCCGCCGAGCTGGAGAACCTGCAGGCCGAGCTCGCCTCGCCGATGGTCTTCGCCCGCGTCGGCCTGCAACCGCCGATGGGGCTGGTCGCGCAGTTGCAGTTCACCTCGGCGCTGGATGCGGCTGGTCGGCCGGTCATCCGCGTCACCACCGAACAACCCGTCAGTGAGCCGCTGCTGACCTTCCTGGTGTCGGTCGACTGGGGCCAGGGCCGTCTGGTGCGCGAGTACGCCGCGCTGGTCGATGCCCCGCGCACGGTGTCCGCACCGCTGCAGCCGGCGATCGAAGAGACCGTCGTTTCCGAACCCAACACCATCGAGCGCCCGGCCGAAACCGCCGCGGTGCCCGCGCCGCCCGAGCAGACGCCCGAGGAAGCGCTCGCCAATGCCGTGGCGCGCGAGGAGAACACCTCGGCCGAAGCCGACGCGAACGCCAGCGACATCCCCGCCGCGCCGCAGCCCGAGCCGCAGCCGCAGGTGGCCGTCGCCACGCCGCCGCGTGCGCCGGTGCCGGACGTCGCACGCGAACTGTCGGGCGATTACACCGTCCGCCGCGGCGACACGCTGTCGGACATCGCCGGCCGCATGCCGGGCGAGGTCAGCCTGGACCAGGCGATGATCGCGCTGCTGCGCGCCAATCCCGACGCCTTCATCGACGGCAACATCAACCGCCTCAAGGCCGGCGCCGTGCTCGACATGCCGGCCGACGACGAGCTGGCCAGCGTCGACGCAGGCGAAGCGCGCCGTCTGGTTGCCACGCAGGTGCAGCAGTGGCGTAATGCGCGCCGCGCGGTGCCGCAGCCGGCGTTGGAAGGCGCCGTCGCCTCGGCGGCCAGTGCAGCGCCCGCCGCTGCCGCGGCCTCCAACAACAATGCAACGGCGGGTGGCGCGGCAACGGCCGATGCCCGTCTGGAAATCGTTCCGCCTGACGCCTCGCGCGCGACCCAGGCGGGCACCCAGTCCGGCATCGAGTCCGGTGGTGAGGGCGACATGCTTCGACAGGAACTGCAGACGAGCCAGGAGACGGTCGCCGCGCGCGACGCCGAGGTTCGTGAACTCAAGAGCCGCATCGCCGAGCTGGAGCAACTGCAGCAGAAGCAGCAGCAACTGGTGGCGATGAAGGACAGCGAGCTGGCCGCCGCGCAGCAGCGCCTGGCCAAGAGCAATGCCGACACGCAGGCCGCGCAGACCGGCTCCGCGCTGCCGTGGGCCATCGGCGGCGGCGCGCTGCTGCTGGCGCTGCTGGGCGGCTGGTGGTGGCGACGCAGGCCGACCAAGCCGGTGTTCCGTGCGCCGTCGGAAGGCGCGGCGGCGACGCCGTCCATCTCCGATGCGTTCGCGCCGGGGGGCGATCTGGAAATGCGCGAGGTCGAGACCTTCGACGAACGCGAGCCCGTGCTCGAGCCCGAACCTGTCATCGAGCGCGCCGCGGAGTCTCCCGCGCGCGCCGAACCCGCCTTCGAACTGACGCCGCAGCCGGCACTGCAGGCCCGTCCGGCGGCTCCGCCGACGCCGTCCGCCCCGATCGCGCCGGCCTGGCACGTCGCCGCCAGCGGCAACGGCCGCCGCGGTCACGTCGAGCCGACGCTGGCGACGCAGCCGGGCCAGGAGCGCCTGGAACTCGCCCGCGCCTACATCGACCTGGGCGACCGCGAGAGCGCGCGCCAGCTGCTGAGCGAAGTCGTCATCAACGGCGACCTGGCCGCGCGCCAGACCGCGTCGAGGATGCTGCAGGACCTCGGCTGA
- the truA gene encoding tRNA pseudouridine(38-40) synthase TruA has translation MAPTSRFALGVEYDGTGFSGWQRLSKHGEPEREGEQTLQAALEEAISFVAGHPVETICAGRTDAGVHASCQVVHFDSHAARDPRSWMLGVTSRLPPQIAVRWCRPVASDFHARFSARARRYRYRILNRPVRAALGRPYLSWERRPLDADAMHRAAQALLGENDFSSFRTVHCQSPHAWRELQDIRVTRDGEVVEVEVQANAFLHHMVRNIVGSLLMVGSGEKPEHWIADLLQVRDRTVAGPTAPPTGLVFLGPRYPAQWNLPAEVTL, from the coding sequence ATCGCCCCCACCAGCCGTTTCGCGCTCGGCGTGGAGTACGACGGCACCGGCTTCAGCGGCTGGCAGCGCCTGAGCAAGCACGGCGAGCCCGAGCGCGAAGGCGAGCAGACGCTGCAGGCTGCCCTCGAAGAAGCGATTTCCTTCGTCGCCGGACATCCCGTGGAAACCATTTGCGCCGGGCGCACCGACGCCGGCGTGCACGCGTCCTGCCAGGTGGTGCATTTCGACAGCCACGCCGCGCGCGATCCGCGCAGCTGGATGCTCGGCGTCACCAGTCGCCTGCCGCCGCAGATCGCGGTGCGCTGGTGCCGGCCGGTGGCGTCGGATTTCCACGCGCGCTTCTCCGCCCGGGCGCGCCGCTACCGCTACCGCATCCTCAACCGCCCGGTGCGCGCCGCGCTCGGTCGTCCGTACCTGAGCTGGGAGCGCCGCCCGCTCGACGCCGACGCCATGCACCGTGCCGCGCAGGCCCTGCTGGGCGAAAACGACTTCTCCTCCTTCCGCACCGTGCATTGCCAGTCGCCGCACGCATGGCGCGAACTGCAGGACATCCGCGTGACGCGCGACGGCGAAGTGGTCGAAGTCGAAGTGCAGGCCAACGCTTTCCTGCACCACATGGTGCGCAACATCGTCGGCAGCCTGCTGATGGTGGGCAGCGGCGAGAAACCCGAGCACTGGATCGCGGACCTGCTGCAGGTGCGCGACCGCACCGTCGCCGGACCGACGGCGCCGCCGACCGGGCTGGTGTTCCTCGGCCCGCGCTATCCGGCGCAGTGGAACCTGCCGGCCGAGGTGACGCTGTGA
- a CDS encoding phosphoribosylanthranilate isomerase: MNRAPLRTRIKFCGMTRADDVALACMLGVDAVGLVFAQRSSRRLEIEQARALRAQALPLVEVVALFMDNEAALVRRVIDEVHPTLLQFHGDEDDAFCRDFGVPYLKAVAMGGDADVAALSRHPGAVGLLLDSHAKGGAGGTGHRFDWSRIPDDLDRPFLLAGGLHPDNVFDAVCAVRPWGVDVSSGIESAPGEKDGAKMRRFVEEVARADAAAR, from the coding sequence GTGAACCGCGCGCCGCTGCGCACGCGCATCAAGTTCTGCGGGATGACGCGCGCGGACGATGTCGCGCTGGCGTGCATGCTCGGCGTGGATGCCGTTGGACTCGTCTTCGCGCAGCGCAGTTCGCGGCGGCTGGAGATTGAACAGGCTCGCGCGCTGCGTGCGCAGGCGTTGCCGCTGGTGGAGGTCGTCGCGTTGTTCATGGACAACGAGGCCGCGCTGGTCCGGCGCGTGATCGACGAAGTACACCCGACGCTGCTCCAGTTCCACGGCGACGAAGACGACGCGTTTTGTCGGGACTTCGGCGTGCCATATCTCAAGGCGGTCGCGATGGGCGGCGATGCCGACGTGGCTGCGTTGTCGCGTCATCCCGGCGCGGTCGGCCTGCTGCTGGACAGCCACGCGAAGGGCGGGGCGGGCGGAACCGGCCACCGCTTCGACTGGTCGCGCATTCCGGATGATCTGGACCGGCCGTTCCTGCTTGCCGGCGGCCTGCATCCGGACAACGTGTTCGACGCCGTGTGTGCGGTGCGGCCGTGGGGCGTGGATGTCTCCAGTGGCATCGAGTCCGCGCCGGGCGAGAAGGACGGCGCGAAGATGCGGCGGTTCGTCGAGGAAGTCGCTCGCGCCGACGCGGCGGCCCGGTAG
- a CDS encoding LysR family transcriptional regulator, which yields MSRDLPPLNALRAFEAVARLDSVSRAAEELHVTHGAVSRHLKSLEEALGTALFVREGRGLALTPAGHRLHEAAEAAFGPLRQAWSELRRRPSQAPFVLGCPGSVLARWMIPRLDRLARERPDLTLHLAASDTAPDAALTGLDAALLIANGPWPADWQVHELAPERIGPVVSPRFAGFERLRDAAPEALAHESLLHTQSRPQAWSDWAARSGVDAGALSPGTGFPHLYYLLEAANAGLGVAIAPEPLVTEDLAAGRLEAPWGFVETDARWALVARKRGNDPRVAELAQWLRGALAEG from the coding sequence ATGAGCCGCGACCTACCCCCGCTCAATGCCCTGCGTGCCTTCGAGGCCGTGGCCCGGCTGGACAGCGTCAGTCGCGCCGCCGAGGAGCTGCATGTCACCCATGGCGCGGTGAGCCGCCACCTCAAATCGCTGGAAGAGGCGCTGGGCACCGCACTGTTCGTGCGCGAGGGCCGGGGGCTGGCGCTGACGCCGGCCGGGCATCGCCTGCACGAGGCCGCCGAGGCGGCGTTCGGGCCGCTGCGCCAGGCCTGGTCCGAACTGCGCCGCCGGCCGTCCCAGGCACCGTTCGTGCTGGGTTGCCCGGGCAGCGTGCTGGCGCGCTGGATGATCCCGCGCCTGGACCGCCTCGCGCGCGAGCGTCCCGACCTGACCCTGCACCTGGCCGCCAGCGACACCGCGCCCGACGCCGCCCTGACGGGGCTGGACGCGGCGCTGCTCATCGCCAACGGTCCCTGGCCGGCCGACTGGCAGGTCCACGAGCTCGCGCCCGAACGCATCGGCCCGGTCGTGAGCCCGCGCTTCGCCGGTTTCGAACGCCTGCGCGACGCCGCCCCGGAAGCGCTCGCGCACGAATCGCTGCTGCACACGCAGTCGCGGCCGCAGGCGTGGTCGGACTGGGCGGCCCGGTCGGGCGTCGATGCCGGCGCGCTATCGCCGGGCACCGGCTTTCCGCACCTGTACTACCTGCTGGAAGCGGCGAACGCGGGGCTCGGCGTGGCGATCGCACCCGAACCGCTGGTGACGGAAGACCTGGCCGCCGGGCGGCTGGAGGCGCCGTGGGGGTTCGTCGAAACCGACGCACGTTGGGCGCTGGTCGCGCGCAAACGTGGCAACGATCCGCGCGTGGCGGAACTCGCGCAGTGGTTGCGCGGTGCGTTGGCTGAAGGCTGA
- the trpB gene encoding tryptophan synthase subunit beta, whose product MSRPDFHAFPDASGHFGRYGGRFVAETLIGPLEELAAAYDAARVDPAFNAAFDADLAHYVGRPSPIYFAERLSREVGGARILLKREDLNHTGAHKINNTIGQALLASRMGKTRIIAETGAGQHGVASATVAARLGLECVVYMGATDIERQKINVYRMKLLGATVIPVTSGSATLKDALNEAMRDWVTNVRDTFYIIGTVAGPDPYPRMVRDFNAVVGREARAQMLAEYGRLPDAVTACVGGGSNAIGIFHAFLNDADVRLVGAEAAGEGIATGHHAASLAAGRPGVLHGNRTYVLCDDDGQIIETHSVSAGLDYPGVGPEHAFLKDTGRAQYVGVTDAEALSAFHRLSRTEGILPALESSHAIAQAIKLARELPADAMVLCNLSGRGDKDVHTIAAREGISL is encoded by the coding sequence ATGTCCCGTCCCGACTTCCACGCCTTCCCCGACGCCTCCGGCCATTTCGGCCGCTACGGCGGACGCTTCGTCGCCGAGACGCTGATCGGTCCGCTGGAGGAGCTGGCCGCCGCCTACGACGCCGCACGCGTCGATCCCGCCTTCAACGCCGCCTTCGATGCCGACCTGGCGCACTACGTCGGCCGGCCGAGTCCGATCTATTTCGCCGAACGGCTGAGCCGTGAGGTCGGCGGCGCGCGCATCCTGCTCAAGCGCGAGGACCTGAACCACACCGGCGCGCACAAGATCAACAACACCATCGGCCAGGCGCTGCTCGCCAGCCGCATGGGCAAGACCCGGATCATCGCCGAGACCGGCGCCGGCCAGCACGGCGTGGCCAGCGCCACCGTGGCCGCGCGACTGGGCCTGGAATGCGTGGTCTACATGGGCGCCACCGACATCGAACGCCAGAAGATCAACGTCTACCGCATGAAGCTGCTGGGCGCGACCGTGATCCCGGTGACCAGCGGTTCGGCGACGCTGAAGGACGCACTCAACGAAGCGATGCGCGATTGGGTCACCAACGTGCGCGATACGTTCTACATCATCGGCACCGTGGCCGGTCCCGATCCGTACCCGCGCATGGTGCGCGACTTCAATGCCGTGGTCGGCCGCGAGGCGCGCGCGCAGATGCTGGCCGAATACGGCCGCCTGCCCGATGCCGTCACGGCCTGCGTCGGCGGCGGCAGCAACGCCATCGGCATCTTCCACGCCTTCCTCAACGATGCTGACGTGCGCCTGGTCGGCGCCGAGGCAGCGGGCGAGGGCATCGCCACCGGACACCACGCCGCCTCGCTCGCGGCCGGTCGCCCCGGCGTGCTGCATGGCAACCGCACCTACGTGCTGTGCGACGACGACGGGCAGATCATCGAGACGCACTCGGTGTCCGCGGGCCTGGACTATCCCGGCGTCGGTCCCGAGCACGCGTTCCTCAAGGACACCGGCCGCGCGCAGTACGTCGGCGTGACCGACGCCGAGGCACTGTCCGCGTTCCACCGGCTCTCGCGCACGGAAGGCATCCTGCCGGCGCTGGAGTCCAGCCATGCGATCGCGCAGGCCATCAAGCTCGCACGCGAGCTCCCGGCCGACGCGATGGTGCTGTGCAACCTCTCCGGGCGCGGCGACAAGGACGTCCACACCATCGCCGCGCGCGAAGGCATTTCGCTCTAG
- the trpA gene encoding tryptophan synthase subunit alpha, translated as MNRIDRRFTQLRSARRKALIPFLTAGDPSLEATVPVMHALVEAGADVIELGVPFSDPMADGPTIQRSSERALSRGAGLAFVFEAVRQFRERDADTPVVLMGYLNPVEIRGAERFARDAVEAGVDGVLLVDLPPEEAAEFRSAFDAQRLALILLASPTTTDERLERLCADAQGYLYYVSFAGVTGADRLDTGAASERLHAIRQRSRVPVVAGFGIKDAESAAAMAREAEGVVVGSALVAALAEAGDPAIQARMFLAPLRAALDAVSAAAHPA; from the coding sequence ATGAACCGAATCGACCGACGCTTCACCCAGCTGCGTTCCGCCCGCCGCAAGGCGTTGATCCCGTTCCTCACCGCGGGAGATCCCTCGCTGGAGGCCACCGTGCCCGTGATGCACGCGCTGGTGGAGGCGGGCGCCGACGTGATCGAACTGGGCGTGCCGTTCTCCGATCCGATGGCGGACGGGCCGACGATCCAGCGCAGTTCCGAGCGCGCGCTGTCGCGCGGCGCGGGGCTGGCGTTCGTGTTCGAGGCCGTGCGCCAATTCCGCGAGCGCGACGCCGACACACCGGTGGTGCTGATGGGTTACCTCAACCCCGTCGAGATACGCGGCGCCGAACGCTTCGCCCGCGACGCGGTCGAGGCCGGCGTGGACGGTGTGCTGCTGGTGGACTTGCCGCCGGAAGAGGCGGCCGAGTTCCGAAGTGCATTCGATGCGCAACGGCTGGCGCTGATCCTGCTCGCCTCGCCCACGACCACGGACGAACGCCTGGAGCGGCTGTGTGCGGATGCGCAGGGCTATCTCTACTACGTGAGTTTCGCCGGCGTGACCGGTGCCGATCGCCTCGATACCGGTGCGGCCAGCGAACGCCTGCATGCGATCCGCCAGCGCAGCCGCGTGCCCGTGGTCGCCGGTTTCGGCATCAAGGACGCCGAAAGCGCGGCGGCGATGGCCCGTGAAGCCGAGGGCGTGGTGGTGGGCAGTGCCCTGGTGGCGGCCCTGGCCGAGGCCGGCGATCCGGCCATACAGGCCCGCATGTTCCTGGCGCCGCTGCGCGCCGCGCTTGACGCCGTATCGGCCGCCGCCCATCCGGCCTGA
- the accD gene encoding acetyl-CoA carboxylase, carboxyltransferase subunit beta — translation MSWLKKLMPSGIRTDAAAAKRRSVPEGLWEKCDRCGAVLYRPELEENLEVCPKCSFHMPIRARVRLAALLDEGSTREIAAELGPTDVLKFRDQKRYGDRIKAAQKSTGERDALVAMEGTLKQRPLVAAAFDFAFMGGSMGSVVGERFTRAAERAVELGCPMVCFTATGGARMQESLFSLMQMAKTSAALGRMRAKGLPFISVMTHPTTGGVSASFAMLGDLNLAEPEALIGFAGPRVIEQTVRETLPEGFQRSEFLLEHGALDQICDRRELRDRLATLFALMMKQPQPQEDEAVSEGSRA, via the coding sequence ATGTCCTGGCTCAAGAAACTCATGCCCTCGGGCATCCGCACCGACGCCGCCGCCGCCAAGCGTCGCAGCGTGCCCGAAGGTCTGTGGGAAAAGTGCGATCGCTGCGGCGCCGTGCTCTACCGCCCGGAGCTCGAGGAGAACCTCGAGGTCTGCCCGAAATGCAGCTTCCACATGCCCATCCGCGCCCGCGTCCGCCTGGCGGCGCTGCTGGATGAAGGCAGCACGCGCGAGATCGCGGCCGAGCTCGGCCCGACCGATGTGCTCAAGTTCCGGGACCAGAAGCGTTACGGCGACCGCATCAAGGCCGCGCAGAAATCCACCGGCGAGCGCGACGCGCTGGTCGCGATGGAAGGCACGCTCAAGCAGCGCCCGCTGGTGGCCGCCGCGTTCGATTTCGCCTTCATGGGCGGCTCGATGGGCTCGGTCGTCGGTGAGCGCTTCACCCGCGCCGCCGAGCGTGCCGTCGAGCTGGGCTGCCCCATGGTCTGCTTCACCGCGACCGGCGGTGCGCGCATGCAGGAAAGCCTGTTCTCGCTGATGCAGATGGCCAAGACCTCGGCCGCGCTGGGCCGCATGCGCGCGAAGGGGCTGCCTTTCATCTCCGTGATGACGCACCCCACCACCGGCGGCGTATCCGCATCCTTCGCGATGCTGGGCGATCTCAACCTGGCCGAGCCCGAAGCGCTGATCGGCTTCGCCGGCCCGCGCGTGATCGAGCAGACGGTGCGCGAGACGCTGCCGGAAGGCTTCCAGCGTTCGGAATTTCTGCTCGAACACGGCGCCCTCGACCAGATCTGCGACCGCCGCGAGCTGCGCGATCGCCTCGCCACGCTGTTCGCCCTGATGATGAAGCAGCCCCAGCCGCAGGAAGACGAGGCCGTCTCCGAGGGGAGCCGCGCGTGA